In Plasmodium gaboni strain SY75 chromosome 8, whole genome shotgun sequence, the sequence GTGAaattttacatttatttatattttttttctattttttaaaaaggataattataataaatgaaacAGACTATATTTAAATAAGTTTTTCAATgtataaattaaaaaataaacaaaaggaaaagaaacaaagttgtatattttttttttttttaatcaATAAAACAAAGGGAAAAGGTAAAACTAATAAAAGTGGTGTGTAATAAACGTTTTAATGatttaaatatgtatttaaatcccccaaaaaaaaagtttgataaaagacaaaaaaaacaaaacaaaacgtatatatatattataatattttctttaatttgAAGGCATCAACACCActtaaataataatatggtTTCCGTTTTACTCTAATAAATCCgtttttttcataaaatcctaaaaaatatatatatgcatataaataattatatatatgatagtaataaataaatacatttttttcaacAATAAAGTAATTCTTACGTAATGTAGGATAATTTGTTGCTTCTGCCTCAAGATGAATctaatgaaaaaaatataaatataaaaaaaaattattttatttatataacaaaagaaaaaaaaagaaaaaaaagttgattttttttgttcttttttaataaagtACCTCATTTATGCCATAGATGTTTTGCATTAATTTAATACTctcatttaataaataggagcctaaaaaataaaaattttcacatattataaaaatgataataaaacaaaaaatatatttgaataatattttaacCAACCTAAACCCAAACTTCTAATAGATTTGTGAACAGCTATCATACctataaatttttttatatttatttaaaagtaaaaaaagAAGAGAAATGTATGTTAATTAAAATTCATtataattcaaatatatatatatatttatttatagaaCACAGAAGACAATACAAAATTAAAcaatttttcatattatacataattattataatatatatatatattttttttttttacatatatatcCAAAAGTGATTgtttcatcatttttacATTTGGTAGTAATTTTGCTTATTACTGCACCAACACATTGATCCTCACATATAGactatataaaataaatatttaaaaaaatacatatagttattttttttttattacatgACAAAActacatataatattcttgtttattatataaaaaaatgtcATACCATTAATGCAATTTCACCGTAATCATTTAAAACGGTTTTGagtaaaaaaatattatatggTTCTGATAATTCTGTGCTTAACAAATTATACATActatttaaataattttttggGAATGTTctatattgatatatatcaatttctttttcatcaAAAAACATCGTATGATATACATCTTTTTTAGGTAAACTTTCATTATAAAATTCACTAATTGTAGTATTACATTCAAATGATTTCCCAATACTTTTTTCGAAATCCAAATCCGATATATCTGCTAAAACAAAAGGGTTTGTGTAATTTTCCactttattatttatttcatccTCTTCTGATACGACTTCATTATTCATTTTAGAAATTTACTAAACTTTATATAACTGttgaatttaaaaaaaaaacaaatattacatgtaaaaatattttttattcatgCAAACTGCTTTTTAGTAAACATTACAATTTGTTGTAATATATTAGGcgtttttctttttttttgttattataataaaagaaaatttcACAAGGcacaagaaaaaaaaaaaaaacaatgaactttataaaaaaatatatgttaattaaaaaaagtatgacatatatgaaatttttatataatatatatgtataaaatgtatttaccttaaaaaaaaaaaaaatatacatatatatatatatatatatatattataaaaaaaacatatatattatttatatatatgaattaaaaacataaaatattttattctttttaaaaataatgaaaaaaaaaaattcaatttattttttttttttcaaatatatttttttataaacgaaaaaaataaaaaaagtaaatgatagaatattaaaataaagaaatatacattataatattattaaaattttcaataatgtttatatatttattgtaCAAATAAAGCCTCCTTCATTTATAGAAATGAAATTATgcttattatatttttgttttatataaaaaagagGTAAAATGGATTGAACATTTAATCCTATAAATAAGTCCTTTTTAGGATATGATTTCATTGGATTAAAATGATTTACATATTTACTATCAGTAGCTTTGGTTTcataaattttttgtttataataattataataatgatcatcgtattttttacatgaatatatatatggtaTTCTAGATAAGTTTGTGTAACAATGtagaatattattttttgaatattcAGAATTTCCATctaaatttataattttagTTGTAGTACCcattatatcatatatatatacagAACTTGTGTACGTGTCTAGGGAAACAATATATTGTTCATTAtctataatataaaaatcatTAAGATGTTTTTTAAGATTATCATTATCTATAAATCTTTCATAAGAGACTATTAAATTACTTTTTGTTTCATcattatgtttataatttatatatcgCATATCATACAATCCTATATGATTATTTGTTTTAGATGAAACATATTgtacattattatttaatgaataaattttatttacatGACCTTCATTTGGCTTTAACTTTGATATTGTGTTTAGCACATTACAACGTAAAtcacataaatataaatattctGTATTAcaacataaaaaaatattgttatctgatttttttatattttcacaacatattcctttttttttattgtcattataattatatttgaGTGAATTTTGTGAACAgtaattatatgaaaaagaacatttatttttaattttttcaatCGAATTTGGTGAATTTGGTGATTTCTTTggattattattattattattattattatcaaaatgACGGTATGAATAATCAtgtgtttttttattaaaaggACCATGAACATTTTTGAAATGTTCAGAATTAATTTTGTATAAATCGTTTTCATTATATGACTCCTCTTTtctataaaattttattttattatcattattcattttggtattattttcatataacTCATCTATGAATGTTTCGTGTTgatttttgttttgttctttggaatttttttttttcttttttttcgAAGAAAATAACCTTAATTTCTTTTGagaattattttcaaattgttggtatatattaaattgttttccgttaataatattttcaatataaGATGTTAAATCTTCGTTCATTGAAAGTAAATCTTGCACTTTTAATTTCTTACTATCCCATATACAATATGTAACGTTATTTTTTAAGGTACTAAAACTGAAACATGGATATGACCCACATATAAAAATCTTGTCaatttcattattatgataaaaagaataatcGTCAGACGTTGGGTGATGAGAATAacaataattattattattataattatcacTTTGAATGGATggaaataatttaaaataattaacTTCTCCAGGGAAACTATATATTTCGATTTTGGGATTGCATTGaaaaaatgattttatACTTAATAAGCAAAGAAGActtttttcatcttttgTATTAGGATAAGAGGAATAAGCAACATATTCAccattaaatatattaaaatggGATAATATTTGTGGAGAAATACATAATAGTTCACTTTTTTCTTTAGAATAACTACACAAATATTTAGTATCTGTACtataatatacattttcATGAATAACATCATATATGGACgatttcttatttttttggaCGAAATTATTCATATCGATAGCCCCTAAACTGAATGAAAAATTGTTTTCTTTGGTTGTACTGAAAACAATATCATCATATTGAGGATTACTgaataaatgaaaaaaagaTTCAGAAGGTTTATGTGTTTTAGAAACACGTGTTTCATTTGTTACGGCATCTAAATGTCCAGTGGGCATATTACTGTCTTCAAAAGTTTGGACATCCATTTCTTGATAAATGGTATcatttgaaatattattaaatgaaatgAAGTGCCTTCcactattattattattattattactattattattatttatattattatttatattattattatcattactatcattatttgcatcattatcattattagTGTTCATGTTCATTTCTCTGGATGTGTTATTTGCTTCTAAAGCAAACGTATCAtaagtattattataaaaataataaaaattcgctttatatctatttacccttatttttgattttatattttttatattatatgaatttaaCTTTTCATACGTTCTGCCATAAAGTTTGggaattaataaattttcttCTATATAATCAGGATTAATACAAGAAAAGGTATtatttccatttttataatatgtcatattatatttattatcacaataatattttttgtttgtgtaattataatttgAAACATAATATTCATCAGTTTGATTACTACATatactattttttttatactttCTATATGTATCAAATGATTCattcttataaaaattatcgaattcatttttattttttcttttatatttatctattAATTTTTGACTTGAATTAAAGTAATTATAATCGTTCAAAGAAACATCTATATTATCTGTTCTTTTATCATTAAAAGATCTTGGAGATTTTAAAATGTCTAAACaatcattttctttttgacaaaatgaatttttatttgatgAATGTTCACATAAATCTTCCACTTGAATATATTCACAACTATtagaattaataaaaatggGTGGTACACTTAAAATGGAGTCttctttaaaattataattttttatcctcttaattaaattaaatatatttttattttcacagatatttttttttaaaaaatttaattcattattGATTAATTCTAATTTTGTTTCTTTActatttataatattataactttttttttttgtatatatattatttattccatcgtcattataattttttatattattatttaatttattattatttgcatttttctttttttttttcatttcttttattcCATGAATTTGATGGAATTTCTTTTTCCCCCAATTTTTACTTTCCGCATTATTAGTATCCctatttttcttttttgcGTTATTCACtgatttattaaattcttctttttttagttccttttttaattcattatcaattagaaaatatctatttttttttttatcataataataaccTGGTATATCTAATAATGTTCGTGTGGTTGTTTCTTCATTCATggttttaaaaaatgtcataaaatttcttttttcattttttatatattttatataaaatatataaaaaaataaaaaaaaaataaaatatcaCTATGgattaattataatatttacattaatctatttttagatattttaaaaatcacataaaaagatgaaataaataaataacatataaacatatgaaaacatattatatacaattaaTCTTTTATCTTAAAAAGTTATGTTAtttcaaataaattattttactgggtatacaaaaaaaaaaaaaaaaaaaaaagaaagaaatgTATACgatatatacatatataatatatattatatatatattatatatatatataatatgtatataacTTGTGAAcaaattttaaattaatctacgaaataaaatacaattTGAACTCGTTTTCGAAATTGgatttttatatataaaaatattatgatattaataaaagttgtatctatttaaaaataagaaaaaggggaaaaaatgaaattattattttcaaaatattttcaacaaatatatatacataaaaaaataaatgcatatttcaaaaatacaggaaaaaacaaaaataaaaatgaaaaataaaaagtggacaataaaaaataaaatgaaaaatataaataaagaaaatataaaataaagtaAAATGAAGTGAAATAAATGCTGAAAAGGCATACAATATgaattgaaaaaaaaaaaaaaaaaaaaaaaaaaattatttatttaatttcataatatatatattatatatatatatatatataatgatcttatttttttaattttatatagtaatgaaaaaagatgatatacatattatatataatatattacgCACCATGTGtataatgtttttatttttttttaaataaaatcacattctttattttacattaaaatatttaattgtgtatattttgaaaaaaaaattattttcaccaatatatttcttttacttattattttcccaccttaatatataatatacatatatatatatatatatgtttaatataagttttcaaattttattaagacaaaaagattataaatattaaatatatatacatatatattttatttgatatatcCTTATAAAGCtaatattttcttaatttttcataaatttctatttcattattttatacttcttttaaatattccTTAACCAGTATATAagttattattattttttttttaagtcATATTAGGATTagcttttttttttttcatgatatttttatgagTATAAAAGTTAATAGTttgtatatacatatgtatattttatttatgagcctctaaaaaaaaggtcaagaataaaaatattcgACAATTTTCTAATTAGAACctttataaaatattagaaataataatgattttTACTAACCATTTcttattaattttttcataaaatgGGGAAAACaattttcatcattttaatattatttctaaATTATCGAATGAacaattataataaataataatatattttatatatataataataatttttattattaaatactaaaaatataaaatgcTTTGGAAAAATTCTTATTCCATATTATGATCCctatatattaaattattatatatatataataatatttttaaatgtatataagGATCAATAGATTTTTAgctatatatataatttataaattccttttaaaatattgtaccatttttatgaagacttttttttttttttttttttttttctttccttaaattcttataatttataagtacaataataaatcattataattattatttaaacctactttaaaatatttattattttataatatttatttttataggAATAATTTATGattactattatatatttatttatttttttattttttgggtttttttttttcatatattaatttatagATTTTAGAACTAggaaaaaaagaataagcaaaaaaaaaaaaaaaaaaaaaaaagaaaaacataatatataatataataataatatatataaatataagaaaataatcctaaatattattatatatatatatatataaatatcaaaacatgattcttcattataaatattatatatttaaaaatattatataatattctacagagtttttattatattttttaataaatatattattaaattacattataattttctcaataaaataaaatgggcatttatatattataatatatatatataaataatctAATACAATATAATCAATTTATTGAACTAACATATTacaatatgaatataaaaatatatatattatttatatataattatatatatataaattaaaataacAAAGAAAAAGAACATGCAAACATGCAcacagaaaaaaaaatatatatataaataataataaaataataatatatattatatactatttataatctatttattttatattttaatgtTGGCAGAaggaaaaagaaaaaaaaaaattatgaatatattttttaatatatatatatatatatatatattacatatatatgcaatatgcataaaatataaaagtatataataattagattctgtaatttttttcttttgaaAATTAAGAATGCtatctttttcttataattatatattatatataatattataattgaataaaattatatatatatttttatgaaatgaatgaaaaaaattgtatttaaattttgtaatttatttgatttttaaaaaagtattatatgaatttaatttttttttttttttttaataattataaatattattatatgtatgtaaatttatataatatatttcttattttattaatttgtcaattttttttataattattttttaatacaaaaatatatatatatatatatatatatattatatacaaacgaaaaggaaaaaaaaaaaatgtactaataatgtatataaagtgaataatatgaagattataaattattatagtaataaaaaatatataatttttttttaatagaAAGCTATAAAAgtgaacaaaataaaagaaatatatatatgtatatttttttatttaacaATTGATGATGATATGTACTtgtaatgataataataaaataattaaattattttatgtgaatttataaaatctttatataatatataaaaaattattttagTATGTTAATAAAAGCTTATTTACCTACGTTATTACATGTCGGTTATTTGTTTAATACAATACAATgcataaatataataaattatctCCTATTTGGGGGGTCTGATAAAGATTCTCCTAATAAAAATTCAAGTGAAAGTAAagaggaaaaaaataagaagATGGAAGAATTTATTGATGaaaagatgaaaataaatttacGTAGTAAAAAGATAAATAGTTTGAAACcaatatatacaaatacTGAATTAGaaacaaattattatatagatgataatgagacatttaaaaaattatatgcTAATTATCCATTATGTGAAGCAAAATATAAACTAGttgataaattaaaatcatttcatatctttaaaaaattaatgaCAGATAAACccaaaaaaattattttatttaaaacatGTATAATAGAATTATATGGTATGCTATCTGTAACAATAAGAAATGTAAATCATTTCTCATCAGTAATAGCAACTGTATATGGATATGTTccatttttaataatgattttAACCGTATTGGGATTCATAATTACTTTTAATAAGAATTTactttatattatttttataatgcCGACACAAACCATAATTAgtgatatatttttaaaaagaatatttaaaaaacCAAGACCAATTAATAGTGCCTTACCAACTTTTGGTATGCCGTCAAGTCATAGTTCTTTTGCTATAGCTTTATTAACTTTTCTTTTACTTCATATTACAGAACAGAAAAAAGACAAATGGAGTATTATCACATATGTAATAGCTACTCTTACCTTACTTCCAATACCTTGGAGTCGTGTGGAAGTTGAAGATCACACCGTATTGCAAGTTATAGTTGGTTCTATTGTAGGGATATGTTTTGgatttattttctattttatgaaaaagtatttttttaaatataaagattCACAACCATAACgaaaataagaaaaactttgtaaaataattattattgtattgatatatttatatatatactgAACAAAGTTATAATCATGCATGGAATTATCTACGCAGAGGGGTTACCAGGGATATCATGATGTGTGGATCAACTgatgaataatatataatatatattatatatatatatatatattttattttaaaacaccccttttttataatattttacaaatatatcTAATTTCTTTACATGTTTGGAGCCACCCCTAgtaattctttttttttttctttaaaaaaaagttacACAAATAAAGagaattataaaaaaaataaaaaaaaaaaaaaaaaactcAAATGGGTATACAATGATTTTAACgtgaacatatatatattataaatgtatGTTCAAATagattttttattttaatttattacctcttcttttattaattaattttttttttgtgtgatacataataaatatacccagtttttttttttttttctcccaatttttgttttaatatatttaccaatatattataatacatatttgtgttttattttatattattttaatttttttttttttttaattttggcttttattttaaatgatatataaaataactctttttaaattttaataaacttttaatatatatatgtcaagaaaaaaaaaactatatttattatttttattattttttttgaactgatttatttaaaatatgataaattttattaaatgtaatacaaaaaaaagtactaaaaagaaaaggatttttttaaaatgaaagaaaacaaaaaaaggaaaaaataaaaatatatatatatatatataaactttattatatattatatgtaaaatggaaaaaaaagtatatcTACTTagattattatatacatattacatatatttgtgtagatatatacttatattataaagatGGTTATATAAGTTTTTGTAAAAAATCCAAAAATGTTGAGATTTCAACATGTCTATTTTGAAattatttcataatatatatatatatatatatatatatatataatatacatatttatataataataatgcTGACAAATTACAACTTGAAAGACCACCATGGATGTGCGCTTAGATCTTTCAAGTTCAACTTCTTTCTCTGTTCTGCATGTAATAATTGCTGTAAAAAAGAAGgaatatacataaatataaataaataaatatataaatatatatatatatatatattatatgtcaggttgtttattattttattttattttattttattttttatttttttaaattatcttATATTCTATcaatatgaaatatttatacaacatataatactatattaatttctttCATACCTTGATGATATCTTTTAACTCATTTGGCCAATTCTTTGTTAACTCaaaattatcaaaattCATATCACATTTTACgaaatagaaaaaatcTTCATCTTGCAACGGATCTGAGCATTTCCATAAATTTCCGTTGGTCCATATCCAAAAGAAGAATACACCAAGCATAAACTTATCTGC encodes:
- a CDS encoding putative acetyltransferase: MNNEVVSEEDEINNKVENYTNPFVLADISDLDFEKSIGKSFECNTTISEFYNESLPKKDVYHTMFFDEKEIDIYQYRTFPKNYLNSMYNLLSTELSEPYNIFLLKTVLNDYGEIALMSICEDQCVGAVISKITTKCKNDETITFGYICMIAVHKSIRSLGLGSYLLNESIKLMQNIYGINEIHLEAEATNYPTLRFYEKNGFIRVKRKPYYYLSGVDAFKLKKIL
- a CDS encoding hypothetical protein (conserved Plasmodium protein, unknown function), whose amino-acid sequence is MNEETTTRTLLDIPGYYYDKKKNRYFLIDNELKKELKKEEFNKSVNNAKKKNRDTNNAESKNWGKKKFHQIHGIKEMKKKKKNANNNKLNNNIKNYNDDGINNIYTKKKSYNIINSKETKLELINNELNFLKKNICENKNIFNLIKRIKNYNFKEDSILSVPPIFINSNSCEYIQVEDLCEHSSNKNSFCQKENDCLDILKSPRSFNDKRTDNIDVSLNDYNYFNSSQKLIDKYKRKNKNEFDNFYKNESFDTYRKYKKNSICSNQTDEYYVSNYNYTNKKYYCDNKYNMTYYKNGNNTFSCINPDYIEENLLIPKLYGRTYEKLNSYNIKNIKSKIRVNRYKANFYYFYNNTYDTFALEANNTSREMNMNTNNDNDANNDSNDNNNINNNINNNNSNNNNNNSGRHFISFNNISNDTIYQEMDVQTFEDSNMPTGHLDAVTNETRVSKTHKPSESFFHLFSNPQYDDIVFSTTKENNFSFSLGAIDMNNFVQKNKKSSIYDVIHENVYYSTDTKYLCSYSKEKSELLCISPQILSHFNIFNGEYVAYSSYPNTKDEKSLLCLLSIKSFFQCNPKIEIYSFPGEVNYFKLFPSIQSDNYNNNNYCYSHHPTSDDYSFYHNNEIDKIFICGSYPCFSFSTLKNNVTYCIWDSKKLKVQDLLSMNEDLTSYIENIINGKQFNIYQQFENNSQKKLRLFSSKKKKKKNSKEQNKNQHETFIDELYENNTKMNNDNKIKFYRKEESYNENDLYKINSEHFKNVHGPFNKKTHDYSYRHFDNNNNNNNNPKKSPNSPNSIEKIKNKCSFSYNYCSQNSLKYNYNDNKKKGICCENIKKSDNNIFLCCNTEYLYLCDLRCNVLNTISKLKPNEGHVNKIYSLNNNVQYVSSKTNNHIGLYDMRYINYKHNDETKSNLIVSYERFIDNDNLKKHLNDFYIIDNEQYIVSLDTYTSSVYIYDIMGTTTKIINLDGNSEYSKNNILHCYTNLSRIPYIYSCKKYDDHYYNYYKQKIYETKATDSKYVNHFNPMKSYPKKDLFIGLNVQSILPLFYIKQKYNKHNFISINEGGFICTINI
- a CDS encoding putative PAP2-like protein; this encodes MLIKAYLPTLLHVGYLFNTIQCINIINYLLFGGSDKDSPNKNSSESKEEKNKKMEEFIDEKMKINLRSKKINSLKPIYTNTELETNYYIDDNETFKKLYANYPLCEAKYKLVDKLKSFHIFKKLMTDKPKKIILFKTCIIELYGMLSVTIRNVNHFSSVIATVYGYVPFLIMILTVLGFIITFNKNLLYIIFIMPTQTIISDIFLKRIFKKPRPINSALPTFGMPSSHSSFAIALLTFLLLHITEQKKDKWSIITYVIATLTLLPIPWSRVEVEDHTVLQVIVGSIVGICFGFIFYFMKKYFFKYKDSQP